Below is a genomic region from Brassica rapa cultivar Chiifu-401-42 chromosome A08, CAAS_Brap_v3.01, whole genome shotgun sequence.
AGGGGCATGCACTCGAATTCATGGGAAAAAGTATACACAAATAAAGACGAAGGAAGTCTGGGTTTTAAAGACATAACGGATTTTAATACGGCTATGCTTGGAAAACAACAATGGAGGCTGATAGAGAAGCCAAATACTCTTTTTGCTCGAGTCTTTAAAGGACGGTACTATAGAAATACCTCACCCCTAGGACTGATCCATTCATACTCTCCGTCGTATGGTTGGAGGAGTATTatatctgctagatctctggttagcaaaggactaatcaaaagggtaGGAACAGAGTCCTGTATTTCTGTATGGAGTGACccatggctcccaaccactTGCCCGATaccagcaaacaaaaatcaacatgACACTTATCCGTACCTCACAATGGATTTTTTCATTGATCTAATTTCACGAACTTGGAATTCGCAAGCAATTCAGGCTTTGGTGGACCTCCATGATGCTAGAATTATTGAAAGCATACCTCTGAGTAGAAACCAGACGGTGGATAGGGATGAATGGCACTTCAAAAATAATGGAAAATACTcggttaaatcaggatatcagtTAGAACGGGTCTACCCGGATAAGGCAAAATCACTAGAGTTCTATGGTCCCACAGTGGATATTTTAAAAGCGTTCTGGTGGAAGGTGAGATGCCCCCTgaagataaaaaaattcttacgGCAAATGGTATCCGAATGCATAGATGTTAAGAAGAATTTGCAAGCTAGAAGAATACGAGGAGATACATGATGTGCTAGATGTGGAGCTGACGAGTAATCaataaatcatgtgttttttgagtGTCCTCCTGCGCATCAAGTATGGGCGTTGTCAAAAATACCGTCAAACCCATATTTTTTTCCTACTAGTTCTCTCTTCACAAATATGGACCATCTTTTCTGGAGGGTACTCCCAAAAATGGAAGATCATCACTATGCGTGGATACTATGTTATATTTGGAAAAGAAATAATAACaaggtttttagtaatttggaTATCGACCCAAGAGACACACTTAATCTTGCGGAAACTGAAGCAAAACTTTGGGCTGAGGCCTAGGTGATAAACATTCAGCATGCATCACAACATGCTGAGGTTACGCATCGTCCGATGAGAGTAGGACGTTGGTGTTTTATAGATGGTTCCTGGAAAGATAAGGAGCCTTATTCAGGACAAAGTTAGTATAGTATTCTCGAGAGTTTCGAGGGTTTGATGGGAGAAAGGAATATTCGGGCAAGTCTCTCACCCCTCTATTCGGAGATGGAAGCGTTGATATGGGTAATGAAGTGTATGAAGAATTTACGTTAATTTCAGGTCACTTTTGTTACGGATTGTTCttaattggtgaagatggtttcagaaccagaacaaTGGCCGGCGTTTGAGAGTTATCTTAAAGACATAAAGATGTTGAAGTCAAGCTTCCTCAGCCTAGAGATCATTCATATATCCCGAACGGTGAATCTAAAGGCAGATAGTGTAGCACTGATAATTCCAGAAAATaatcgtctttcgtcgttcacatagATGTAGAGCTACTAGTTTGGTTCGCAGAATATGTATGAGTTTGTTTTTAttggtgacaaaaaaaattacatttaaatttaaatcctGGGCATAGCCCGGGCTAACCCTagtgatataaatatattacttaCTACAAGTGTGGATGTAACTATAAACTATATGATTATATCTATTGTAAACATATAACGTTGGCATTAAAACTTATTTACGTCTATTATAGTTTTAGTAAACTATGGTATAGAAATTcagtttataatataaataataaatggtctcatatttttaatatagatTAGATCTAATAACTAAAATTgtatatgatattttatattctttatataaattataaaaattgaatattaaaATGATATGTCATAAATGTAATTGATGTTGTGTATCAATATCATCAAAAATAGAGGAAATAATTAATGCCggtttttttgtcaacatagatttttttcttgggaaattgcaccctatatacatgaaaaaaaaacttaaatacattaactaaccaaaattctcccttctctcctactttctcttcctatctctctctactctctctcccaaaatctaattttcattttttttttgggttatttggcaaataagcccttctttcttcttctttttttggcaACATGGacttttatttttggttaatatagactttttttttggtcaacatagattttttttttcttggtcacATAGACTTCTCTTTTGGTCAACATAGatttatttctaaattatttGGTCAACACagatttctttttttctgtCTTTATTTGGAGTGAAATATGATTTCCTCTTAAGGTGGTgtatacttattttatttttcattataccgctgaaaataagaaaatatataatattatccGGTTGATTTGTTTTCTCAAAACCCACCAGCAGACgctaatttataaaatatagcttggtttttctatttatttggaaggaaaacaaaattttgatgaAGTATAATACATATAGTTATATACATTAATAgcaaagaaaaaataagatGTTCTTATGAAGATCATGAAACAAGTAATGTAAACTATAACATCGTCGCCAACATCCATTTTCTTCACATATATTTAACAACTATATACATGCCCGGCCCAAAACATTTTTAGGCCATGtgcatacaaataaataatttaggGTCTAAAATCAAAACTCGAAAACcttaaaatataaagaaaaattacaacaaaaaaGGTAACATTCTGTGCAAAAAGCACAATCCACACATGTCCAAAGTCGGCACTGACTATATATAGAACTACTCTTCACCACACCACAACATAAACCTTATACACACTATACAACAAGTCCAAAATGGTGTCAGTATTGTCTGTGTTCGTGGCTCTAGCCATTATTTCCATTAATTTAAAGACCTGTCAAGCCACATATAATGTCACTTTGAATGAGAAATCCATTTCTGATTACTACCAGAAATGGATGATTCAGTTCTCTAAAGTTTACAAGGATAACTTCGAGAAAGAGATGAGGTACAAAGTGTTCAAGAAAAACTTGATATTTATCGAGAACTTCAATAATATGGGGAATCAAAGCTATAAACTTGGTGTCAACGAGTTTACCGATATGACCAAAGAAGAGTTTCTTGCCACCTACACCGGTCGTCTCCGGGGCATAAACGTTACTTCACTACCCAAAGTGGTTGATCAATCGATGTCATCTAGGAAATTGAACTTTAGTGAACTTTTTTATGTCAAAGACTGGAGAATCGAAGGAGCTGTAACGCCTGTCAAAAATCAAGGATCATGTGGTAAGCTTGCTTTGATTATTTATTATAGTCTTTATACTCCCTGATATTCCAAGTTATACCTCTATTATTTgtcagttttaaaaataatacattcCGCATACAAAACTTAATCCCCAAGTTAGGGTTATCTGTTTAAGtaatttttttcatcaaaatgaAGTAATCAATAACTATGTGCAGGAAGTTGTTGGGCGTTCTCATCTGTAGCAGCAGTGGAGGGTTTAACAAAAATTTCTGGCAATAACCTCGTATCACTGTCGGAACAACAACTTGTAGATTGCACAAATGGTTGTAACGCGGGAAGTACTGGTGAAGCTTTCGCCTACATTATAAAAAACGGGGGTATATCTTCAGATTCAGAATACCCATACCAAGGAAAATCAGGGCAGTGTCGTTCCGACGCCAGACCCGCCATAAGGATAAAAGGGTACGAAAATGTCCCAAGCAACAACGAGTATGCGTTGCTCGATTCTGTATTGAGACAGCCCATCTCGGTGGACATTGATTCGAGTACGGACAGTTTTATGCATTACAAAGAGGGAGTGTTCGATGTGCTGGACTGTGGGATCGACGTGAATCATGCAGTTGTGCTCGTTGGGTATGGGGTGACGGATGATGGGATCATGTACTGGTTGGCTAAAAACTCTTGGGGTGAGAATTGGGGTGAACAAGGTTACATGAGGATCCGTAGAATGGTGGAGTGGCCTGAAGGAATGTGTGGTTTGGCTCAGTATGCTAATTATCCGGTAGTTTGATGATTACTATTGAAGTGATCATACATTATTATCCTGGTTATGGATTGTTGACATGTGGTCTAAATCTACATCGTAACTTAAGCGTGACCTTTAAATATTATGCTTGTAATGCAAGACATCTTATGCTTGTTCTATATAATCATAATGTATTGCCTCGGttctgaataaaataatatcgTATTATTATCAATACAAATTCTGAAAAGAAATTCCAAGTTTTACATCTATTGATAATAAtatgatattattttaatgctttGTTTTCGGTCTTTTATGTCTTGTTTATAGCACATTCTTTTTTTGAATCTCTACAATttgtaatcctataaataaggcctAAGAACCACGAAATAAGAGAATTATTTTTTTCCCTCTTTATGAGTTTATCTCTTTGTTCATTGTAGAACACTTTTTGTTTCTTGGTGAGATTATCTCCGAGTAAGCATTCTCTATTTCGTtggacttgtgagtcatatcaagcaacgttTAAAAACCTTTCTTTTGTTGGATTTGTGCATCATACAAGCAACAACTGAAGTTTGGTAGTATCAAAAGACTTTTTCGcccctcttgtgtcaccattcaatCCACCAGATCTCCCTTTTGGCGAGTTCATATCCCTTAGTCCGGCTGAGTGCTCATTCCCTGGGTCTAAATATCTAAGACCTGAAAGACCTGGATCCGATAAGACATGATTCAAATCCGCCCCATGCCTAGTCTAAGACATGAATAAGAAGTAacttaatttaaaacaaatatttaataaaccAAACTGCTCCTTGCTCTAACAACCCcccaaccccccccccccccccccccctcccttAAGCTAAGCTTCATATAATGAATTTAGCTTACTTCCTACAGAGCAAACTCTAAGTCTGTTCTTCATGTCTTCAAACGCTTCTCGCTTCAATGGCTTCGTCAGGATGTATGCTGTTTGTTCCTGAGTTCCACATTGCTTCAGCTTAATAACTCTATTGTTGACCATCTCCCTTAAAAACTGAAAACGCAAATCAATGTGTTTGCACTTGCCATAAAACACAAGATTCCTTGAAAGTTGTATTACCGACGTGTTATCACATAGGATTGTTGTACTTGCTTCCACTTCATAACCCAGCTCCTTAAGAATGTGCCTGAACCAAAAAGCTTGGCATACACACGCAGAAGCTGCTACATACTCTGCCTCAGTGGTTGAAAGCGTCACTATTGGTTTCTTCTTAGACGACCATGCTACTGCTCCTCCATCCAATAAGAAAGCATACCAGAGGTGCTCTTTCGACCATCAACATCTCCAGCGAAGTCACTATCAGTGTAGACCAATACTTATCCAGGCTCTCCTCGCTTGTACCATATCCCAAAATCCATTGTCCCTTTCAGATACCTTAACACCCTCTTAGCAGTCTGAAGGTGTAACTCTGTTGTTTTGCCATGAATCTACTCATCAAGCTCACAACAAACTGCAGATCATGCCTTGTTGTGGTTATATAAATGAGACTCCCAATGACTTGTTTATAGATAGTCTCATCTATATGTTCTCCTCCTTCATCCAGATCCAGCTTTTGTTTCGAAGTACAATAGGGTTACAGACGCCATTGCAGTCTTCCATCTTGAAACGCCTTAGTATCTCCAAAGCATACTTGGACTGAGAAACATGTATACGATCTGATAACTGCGTAACCTCTATCCCCAAGAAGAATCTCATCTTGCCTAAGTCTGTCATGTCGAGCTCACTCTTCATCGTCATCTTGAACTCCTCCATCATTTAGTAATCACTTCCTGTATAGATTAGATCATCAACATAGACGCTTACGCTCATTCTCTCCGGGTTGGAAAAGATTCGTCATCGAATCTTAACCATGGTCTTCGATTAATTTTCTTCCAAACAAAGAAACCTTCAAaccatacaaaatatttttgacttgTGTAAAGCCTCTTCATTTGCCAAAAAAATATTCCAGTTCGAGACATATTAAATATCCTCGTTCCCTTCTTGCAATTTACGGCAAAATTGGATGATTCTTCGAAGACGTCTTCATCATTGTACAGTAGCAACATAGCATGGTCACATATGTTGATCTTTCCATGTATGCCTGATTTTGCCACATAAGCTTGATCGTCTAAAAATATCTCGCCATCTTCATCTTAAATCTGACTTTCATCatcaaaaacatcaaaaattgGATCTCCAACAATTTCTTTGTagaaaattaattcattttccACAAACAAATTCTCCATGATTCCAGAATTGAGTTTTGATTAAGAAACCAAAacaccagctctgataccaattgatGTTGTGGAAGCTACGATACCATAAAGatcttatttagtctaagaataCCTAAGATCAATGTTTTCTTGAATTCGTTGAGATCTTTATAGATCTACCGAAAACAAAGAATGAAGAGAGAACTCTCAATTTTATTAACCAAATCATAAACTGAATAAAAGCTTAAGCCTAGATatctatatataagaaaaccttaaaactctaaaataataaggataattatctaaataactgataaactaaataataaatatttgaaaatatcccaaatatttttctacatcACTACTTGATGCAGCGTATAAGACCTTCTTTTTCTTATGTCGGCTTTGGTTTTTATTATGTTaaggttttatttatatttttgataactGTTAAGTTTCATTGCGATAAAAGAAATATGATTTAGGATAAGGGAGGACATTAGATTGGAATCCTCTTAGACTTAGGTATTTTCCTCTAGTATAAATATGTACCCTCTTGATTCGTAAAAGGAACGtttattattcttattattaATCTAAAGATCTTTATGTTTTTGACCTTGCAATCGGCTAGAATATTGGTATTCTCAACGATTCAAGAAGACTTTGATCATAGGAATTTTCAGACTAAATTGGCTCATCGTGTTTATCGTAATGCGAGCTACATCAATCATCGATCGGACTCATGATGTAAATTTTCCCACTGCTTGAAATAGGACTGATCGGCCCACAAATGTCTGAGTGAACCAGCTCTAGTACCTCTTTAGCCCTCAATTTGCTCCTCTTTGGGATCACATTTCTTGATTGTTTGCCAACCATACAATCAATGCACGTGAAGTTTGGCGCATCGAATGTAGGCAGACCTCGCACCATACTCTTGTTCATCAGTGTCTTCAAACCTCGGTGACTGAGATGACCATATCTCTCAGGGCCGTTCCCTCTTATATGATGTCCTGCTTCGAGTTACATGTCAGTTTATACAAAAGAATTCAGTCGGTGCTGACAATATTCTGGTGGGATAACTCATAAGATAAGAAAACACTATGTTGGATCTCATGGGACAAGTTAACTAAGCATAGAGAAGAAGGAGGGCTAGATCTGCGAGACATACAAATCTTCCACCAGGCACTACTAGCTAAACAAGCATGGTGCATTCTCAAAAATATAGGGAGACTAGTTGCTCGAGTTTTATTAGGGAAGTATTGTCATAGCAAAGCTTTCCTAGACGTTAAACTACCAGCAGCCAGCTCGCATGGATGGCGAGGAATTCTACACGGTCGCGCCATCCTAATCACACATC
It encodes:
- the LOC103832936 gene encoding zingipain-2, whose translation is MVSVLSVFVALAIISINLKTCQATYNVTLNEKSISDYYQKWMIQFSKVYKDNFEKEMRYKVFKKNLIFIENFNNMGNQSYKLGVNEFTDMTKEEFLATYTGRLRGINVTSLPKVVDQSMSSRKLNFSELFYVKDWRIEGAVTPVKNQGSCGSCWAFSSVAAVEGLTKISGNNLVSLSEQQLVDCTNGCNAGSTGEAFAYIIKNGGISSDSEYPYQGKSGQCRSDARPAIRIKGYENVPSNNEYALLDSVLRQPISVDIDSSTDSFMHYKEGVFDVLDCGIDVNHAVVLVGYGVTDDGIMYWLAKNSWGENWGEQGYMRIRRMVEWPEGMCGLAQYANYPVV